The proteins below are encoded in one region of Penaeus monodon isolate SGIC_2016 chromosome 32, NSTDA_Pmon_1, whole genome shotgun sequence:
- the LOC119593763 gene encoding cuticle protein AMP1B-like has product MKLILFACLAAAAFAFPQNPEGDAEVVYDERTDQGDGNFRYAFETTNGIKAEKTGAPGSAGQSNMQGSFKFPLPEGGFVEVTYIADEAGYRPESDAIPTPGPLPAHVYELLAIAEQQRAAGVKFDEQGFEI; this is encoded by the exons ATGAAGCTG ATCCTCTTCGCTTGCCTGGCCGCCGCTGCCTTTGCCTTCCCTCAGAATCCTGAAGGGGACGCAGAAGTAGTATACGATGAGAGGACCGACCAGGGCGACGGCAACTTCAGGTACGCGTTTGAAACGACCAACGGCATCAAGGCAGAGAAGACTGGTGCCCCAGGATCAGCTGGACAGAGCAACATGCAGGGATCGTTCAA GTTCCCCCTCCCTGAAGGTGGATTCGTTGAAGTCACCTACATTGCCGACGAAGCAGGTTACCGACCGGAGTCCGACGCCATCCCCACCCCTGGCCCCCTCCCCGCACACGTATACGAACTCCTAGCCATTGCCGAGCAGCAGCGAGCTGCGGGAGTGAAGTTCGATGAGCAAGGTTTCGAGATCTAG
- the LOC119593762 gene encoding cuticle protein AM1159-like: MKSAIFACLFAVALAAPQQNPLGLAEVLVDERVDNGDGTFQYNFQTSNDIAAQRTGSVGSAGQSNHQGVYRFLTPEGETVEVSYTADENGFQPQSAFLPTEHPIPAHVYELLAIAEQQRAQGIQFDNRGFRIN; encoded by the exons ATGAAGTCT GCTATCTTCGCCTGCCTGTTCGCCGTCGCCCTTGCGGCCCCCCAACAGAACCCCCTGGGTCTCGCTGAAGTTCTCGTCGACGAGCGAGTGGATAACGGTGACGGAACCTTCCAGTACAACTTCCAGACCAGCAATGACATCGCCGCACAGAGGACCGGCTCCGTCGGCTCAGCTGGCCAGAGCAACCACCAGGGAGTCTACAG GTTCCTGACCCCCGAGGGCGAGACCGTCGAAGTGAGCTACACCGCcgacgagaacggcttccagccccagTCCGCCTTCCTGCCCACCGAGCACCCCATCCCCGCCCACGTCTACGAGCTCCTCGCCATCGCAGAGCAGCAGCGCGCACAGGGCATCCAGTTCGACAACAGGGGTTTCCgaattaactaa
- the LOC119593306 gene encoding cuticle protein AMP3-like: MKLTLLLCLAGVVAASALPQLQDRHPEYTAETVVDEREDQGDGNFRYRFETSNGIRTEKVGAPGSEGQSNMQGSFSFPLTDGGVAEFTYVADEFGYQPSSDLLPVAPPLPPHVHRLLEIAEQQRAQGITFE; encoded by the exons ATGAAGCTG ACCCTCCTCCTTTGCCTGGCCGGTGTCGTGGCCGCCTCTGCGCTCCCCCAGCTGCAGGACCGCCACCCCGAATACACCGCCGAGACCGTGGTGGACGAGCGCGAGGACCAAGGCGACGGCAACTTCAGGTACCGCTTCGAGACCAGCAACGGCATCAGGACTGAGAAGGTTGGCGCTCCAGGCTCCGAGGGACAGAGCAACATGCAAGGAAGCTTCAG CTTCCCCTTGACCGATGGAGGAGTCGCTGAGTTCACTTACGTCGCCGATGAGTTCGGTTACCAGCCTTCCTCCGACCTCCTGCCcgtcgccccccctctcccccctcacgtcCACAGACTCCTTGAGATCGCCGAGCAACAAAGGGCTCAGGGAATCACCTTCGAATAA
- the LOC119593304 gene encoding cuticle protein AMP1A-like (The sequence of the model RefSeq protein was modified relative to this genomic sequence to represent the inferred CDS: added 34 bases not found in genome assembly) produces MKLTLFVCLAGVVAASALPQFQERHPEYTAETLVDEREDRGDGHFRYLFRTSNGINTEKVGTPGSKGQSNMQGSFSFPLTDGGVAEFTYVADENGYQPSSDLLPPTPPHVFRLLEIAAQQRAQGIRFE; encoded by the exons ATGAAGCTG ACCCTCTTTGTCTGCCTGGCTGGTGTCGTGGCCGCCTCGGCGCTCCCACAGTTCCAGGAGCGCCACCCCGAATATACCGCCGAGACCCTGGTGGATGAGCGCGAGGACCGCGGCGACGGCCACTTCAGGTACCTTTTCCGGACCAGCAATGGCATCAACACCGAAAAAGTTGGTACTCCCGGCTCCAAGGGACAGAGCAATATGCAGGGAAGTTTCAG CTTCCCTTTGACCGATGGCGGAGTCGCTGAGTTCACTTACGTCGCCGACGAGAACGGTTACCAG ACGTCTTCAGACTCCTTGAGATCGCGGCTCAGCAAAGGGCCCAGGGAATCAGATTCGAATGA